A stretch of Mya arenaria isolate MELC-2E11 chromosome 14, ASM2691426v1 DNA encodes these proteins:
- the LOC128217733 gene encoding SRR1-like protein, with product MAAFVPVKCRKPKKKPPTEIKKDSVIKRLTEIKYDLSSTQFYKNLNDSLRSHFEECGTNLDIVCYGLGSFVESYIAKYQLALLHALRENLQVRSEQCEVYDPIFTADEKGVLDELGFTVLSKNEEGKRQCNPDRTTLFYLPHCGKALYNNVLWANWGPQLGRVVIVGNSFDSMIERTPQRILEHTANYVVKIKQYTKESPLAVPDQYNDVFNDTSVMSFPDDLLQEVDSDIWKENAEPVYETDDAEIVLDKNKTDEMFITEYLE from the exons atggcTGCCTTCGTTCCGGTGAAATGCCGAAAACCAAAGAAAAAGCCTCCTACGGAAATAAAAAAGGACAGTGTGATAAAGAGGTTGACAGAAATAAA gtATGACCTATCGTCTACACAGTTTTATAAGAACCTCAATG ATAGTTTAAGGAGCCATTTTGAAG AATGCGGGACCAACTTAGACATTGTATGTTATGGACTGGGAAGTTTTGTTGAGTCATACATCGCTAAATATCAACTGGCCCTGTTACATGCTCTGAGAGAAAATTTACAG GTAAGGTCCGAACAGTGTGAAGTTTATGATCCAATTTTCACTGCCGATGAGAAGGGCGTGTTAGATGAGCTGGGATTTACAGTGTTAAGTAAAAATGAG GAAGGCAAAAGACAGTGTAACCCAGACCGGACCACATTGTTCTATCTTCCGCACTGCGGTAAAGCTCTGTATAACAATGTGTTGTGGGCTAACTGGGGTCCCCAGCTAGGAAGGGTTGTCATTGTTGGGAACAGCTTTGACTCCATGATAGAGAG GACTCCTCAACGAATACTGGAGCACACTGCAAATTATGTAGTAAAG ATTAAACAATATACCAAAGAATCTCCATTAGCTGTTCCTGATCAATACAATGATGTGTTCAATGACACAAGTGTGATGAGTTTTCCTGACGATTTACTTCAAGAAGTGGACTCTGATATCTGGAAGGAGAATGCAGAACCTGTGTATGAAACTGATGATGCAGAAATAGTGCTTGATAAGAataaaacagatgaaatgtTTATTACAGAATActtagaataa